The Vicia villosa cultivar HV-30 ecotype Madison, WI linkage group LG1, Vvil1.0, whole genome shotgun sequence genome includes a region encoding these proteins:
- the LOC131645252 gene encoding protein MAIN-LIKE 1-like, translated as MSGNQARLRQGRETQMTSARHERVAQLVATRGRGRVRVLVQMDEARTGSSSGLRSRLPQVSSSREVDEDVVEEHQEEVKAPEEEGVRREEAQGDEDEGYPGGPSDTSRLIWYHEHVARRVWEGERAAIKSVNHARKIFDIEIPEAQWFSDVVVVSGLSGLYMIGYGSVSHRMLGAFFKRWHKETSSFPLPVRELTITFYDVAFLLHLPIRGRLLDHSHIQWIEAIEWMVDFLGMDPFMAERECQATSGELIRFSNLRELYEDHLVAAAEVEEEGDAFYVEYHRCITLRCWFMFLVGTMLFVDKSANYVDMTYLRYFIDLSRVQEWNWGGTILGWIISYFYRIHGYEINPVYTDAMPRAARYILQRGNNKVGPYRVYLNHIVHDDIQWTPFIGYGDVIPFDRIRLYFGWLPSRSNTMVKYLPEQCMRQFGHVQMILKSPFHVAPDTVTSREIAAIFEDWAHHLVLKEYRSMVATKRWHCVDGYVTWFYRVSHPLVTPDAPGDPPRPSHEEILENRQAEDDQATDILPVCQRI; from the exons TTGAGGAGTAGGCTGCCTCAAGTGTCTTCTTCGCGTGAGGTTGACGAGGATGTGGTGGAAGAACATCAGGAGGAGGTGAAGGCGCCTGAGGAGGAGGGTGTACGCAGGGAGGAGGCTCAGGGTGATGAGGatgagggctacccgggagggccttcGGACACATCTCGATTGATATGGTACCAtgagcacgtcgctcgacgtgtttGGGAGGGAGAG AGGGCGGCCATAAAATCTGTTAACCATGCGCGGAAAATATTTGATATCGAGATACCGGAGGCTCAGTGGTTTAGCGATGTCGTAGTTGTCTCCGGTCTTAGCGGGTTATACATGATCGGATATGGTAGTGTTAGCCACAGAATGTTGGGGGCATTCTTCAaaaggtggcacaaggagacatcGTCTTTCCCCCTTCCTGTtagggagttgacgatcaccttctACGACGTCGCCTTTCTGCTCCACCTACCGATCAGAGGGAGGCTGCTGGACCATTCTCACATACAGTGGATTGAGGCCATCGAGTGGATGGTGGATTTTCTAGGCATGGACCCATTTATGGCCGAGAGGGAGTGCCAAGCAACGAGTGGGGAACTTATCCGGTTCTCCAACCTAAGAGAGTTGTACGAGGACCATTTGGTGGCGGCAGCTGAGGTTGAGGAGGAGGGTGACGCTTTTTATGTTGAGTACCACCGATGCATCACTTTACGGTGTTGGTTTATGTTCTTGGTTGGCACGATGctttttgtggacaaaagtgccaACTATGTGGACATGACCTACCTCCGGTACTTTATAGATTTGAGTCGAGTGCAGGAGTGGAACTGGGGAGGCACTATTCTG ggATGGATCATCTCATACTTCTACCGCATCCACGGCTACGAAATTAATCCTGTGTACACTGACGCTATGCCTAGGGCCGCACGATACATCCTCCAAAGGGGGAATAATAAGGTGGGCCCATATCGCGTGTACCTCAACCACATTGTTCACGATGACATCCAGTGGACGCCCTTCATTGGTTACGGTGATGTTATCCCCTTCGACCGCATCAGATTATATTTCGGATGGTTGCCATCTAGGTCCAACACCATGGTCAAATACTTGCCGGAGCAGTGCATGCGACAGTTTGGGCATGTGCAGATGATTCTGAAATCGCCATTCCATGTTGCTCCGGACACCGTTACTAGTCGAGAGATCGCtgctatatttgaggattgggcgcATCATTTAGTTCTGAAGGAGTATCGGAGTATGGTGGCCACCAAGAGATGGCACTGCGTGGATGGTTATGTGACATGGttttatcgggtgtcacatcctttgGTGACACCCGATGCTCCTGGAGATCCACCTAGGCCATCacatgaggagatcttggagaaccggcaggccgaggatgaccaagCCACTGATATCCTACCGGTATGCCAGCGGATATAG